The following are encoded in a window of Onthophagus taurus isolate NC chromosome 3, IU_Otau_3.0, whole genome shotgun sequence genomic DNA:
- the LOC139429580 gene encoding putative odorant receptor 85d gives MSTAVFAQKKDVLNFSMAFITFLTIFVWYTIGQRFTTSADGISEAIYNMNWYDADVSTRKDLLIILTMSQKSLVMETRLFGQISQVALAKDFKRIYVFYKWIVTLSTQM, from the exons ATGTCCACCGCTGTATTCGCGCAG aaaaaagaTGTATTAAACTTTTCCATGGCCTTCATCACTTTCTTAACGATCTTCGTGTGGTATACAATCGGACAAAGATTTACTACTTCG gcCGATGGTATTTCGGAAGCAATTTACAACATGAATTGGTACGATGCGGATGTATCAACACGAAAAGATTTGTTGATCATACTCACAATGAGTCAAAAATCGCTTGTGATGGAAACACGTTTATTTGGGCAAATATCTCAAGTTGCATTAGCTAAG gatTTTAAGAGGATCTACGTTTTTTATAAATGGATAGTAACTCTTAGTACACAGATGTAG